The following coding sequences are from one Mytilus trossulus isolate FHL-02 chromosome 8, PNRI_Mtr1.1.1.hap1, whole genome shotgun sequence window:
- the LOC134727960 gene encoding uncharacterized protein LOC134727960 has translation MTHTRFKAFKSHYVIDVSTVASNIPIAAKKICNVHADMILDYYCTDHGIVCCKVCIPKEHRKCENVLPLEHASKNVKKSALFSDIMVAIKHLITTLNDLHENRESYLQSLAQTKSDITKQIREEKSRLLKQIDDVERDLQAELSSLNRKYEIEIIKQKEKISQVLVSLNSNKNEIVFLKDHVSDNQLFISLHGGVTNIQSAEASVLQLIPNSHEVVITFDEKKNVKLGFFGRLSESVSSCQVQCKPKKFQQAQIMAQPTKHIAGL, from the coding sequence ATGACTCATACACGATTCAAAGCATTCAAATCGCATTATGTTATAGATGTGTCTACCGTCGCTTCTAATATCCCAATAGCTGCAAAGAAAATCTGCAATGTCCATGCGGATATGATCTTGGATTATTACTGCACAGATCATGGAATCGTTTGCTGTAAAGTCTGCATTCCTAAGGAACACAGGAAATGTGAAAACGTTCTGCCATTAGAGCATGCCTCCAAAAATGTAAAGAAGTCTGCATTGTTCAGTGACATAATGGTGGCCATAAAGCATCTTATTACAACATTAAATGATTTACACGAGAACAGAGAGTCTTATTTACAATCACTTGCGCAAACTAAATCAGATATTACCAAACAGATCCGTGAAGAAAAATCCCGATTATTGAAACAAATAGATGACGTAGAACGCGATCTTCAGGCCGAACTGTCATCTCTCAATCGCAAATACGAGATCGAAATCATTaaacaaaaggaaaaaatatcacAAGTTTTAGTCAGCTTAAACTCAAATAAAAACGAAATTGTTTTTCTGAAAGATCATGTGTCTGATAATCAGCTTTTTATATCCTTGCATGGAGGAGTAACAAATATCCAAAGCGCCGAAGCTAGTGTCCTGCAGTTGATACCTAACTCCCACGAAGTCGTAATAACCTTTGATGAAAAGAAAAACGTCAAACTTGGATTTTTTGGAAGACTGTCAGAGTCGGTTAGCTCTTGTCAAGTTCAATGCAAACCAAAGAAATTTCAACAAGCCCAGATCATGGCACAACCAACAAAACATATTGCTGGATTATAA